In Podospora pseudoanserina strain CBS 124.78 chromosome 5, whole genome shotgun sequence, a single window of DNA contains:
- a CDS encoding hypothetical protein (EggNog:ENOG503P3TC), which produces METSDRTVEFISTVTTMTVIAFCAVFLRLFSKAKYGKEVMLDDNLMVVAWLLTLGSLALLLASVANFGYTLHQQVEDKFPKGAAALISVAQALSSCSGAAAKTSAALLLWRITPVFWQRALLKTTTAITILTTLIVAVVMSVKINDNNMQQECVNKTTAWNFGIFYAVWGVISDFILSLLPWIMVWKLRMKKAEKYGLAVALSMGCVTSILGIMKLSYINCVSVLDLDLSYTSIDLITYHFVEPTVIITAASIPALRFFLHNQVTAMRRSCRASELLDMTNPITNLSRASRRSFLPRPPAQAHQHHHPFVDSESMISLSTMFRSLPPSAEDPPPMPPIRSMPVARVGVAGASSSEGRNMTTVTTITGGHNNIRSASSNEQQPKEGGILRTVRVVVSSEGEGSTLTSETTASIRESYREPREPREPRERSWNTWPSGRRESDLEMGDVIRENERKGGKKNE; this is translated from the exons ATGGAGACCTCGGACCGGACGGTGGAGTTCatctccaccgtcaccacaaTGACGGTGATTGCGTTTTGCGCTGTGTTCCTCCGGCTTTTTTCAAAAGCCAAGTACGGAAAGGAGGTGATGCTGGACGACAACCTCATGGTGGTCGCCTGG CTCCTCACGCTCGGTAGCCTGGCGCTGCTGCTAGCGTCGGTAGCCAACTTTGGCTacaccctccaccaacaggTGGAGGACAAGTTTCCCAAGGGCGCCGCCGCCCTGATCTCGGTGGCCCAGGCCCTGAGCTCTTGCTCAGGGGCTGCGGCCAAAACTTCCGCcgccctgctgctgtggaGGATCACCCCGGTGTTTTGGCAGAGGGCTCTgctcaagaccaccaccgccatcaccatcttgaCGACCCTCATCGTcgcggtggtgatgtcggtcAAgatcaacgacaacaacatgcAGCAAGAGTGTGTCAACAAGACTACAGCCTGGAACTTTGGGATCTTCTATGCTG TTTGGGGCGTTATCTCCGACTTTATTTTGTCCCTTTTACCCTGGATCATGGTCTGGAAGCTTCGGATGAAAAAGGCAGAGAAGTACGGTCTCGCCGTCGCGCTGAGCATGGGTTGCGT AACAAGCATCCTCGGGATTATGAAACTCTCGTACATCAATTGCGTCTctgtcctcgacctcgatCTCTCTT ACACCTCGATAGACCTCATTACATACCACTTTGTCGAACCAACCGTAATCATCACTGCGGCCTCCATTCCTGCCCTCCGCTTCTTTCTTCATAACCAAGTTACCGCCATGCGCCGCTCGTGCCGCGCAAGCGAGCTACTCGATATGACCAACCCAATCACGAATCTTTCACGAGCCAGCCGAAGAAGCTTTCTCCCCCGGCCCCCAGCTCAagcacatcaacatcatcaccccttTGTTGATTCCGAGTCCATGATCTCTTTGTCCACAATGTTTAGAAGTTTACCCCCCTCCGCGGAAGACCCACCACCTATGCCACCGATTCGGTCTATGCCCGTCGCCCGAGTAGGCGTTGCTGGCGCAAGTTCCAGCGAAGGAAGAAATATGACGACTGttaccaccatcaccggaGGACATAACAACATTAGATCAGCTAGTTCGAATGAACAGCAGCCCAAGGAAGGAGGGATTCTCAGGACGGTGAGAGTTGTTGTTAGCAGCGAAGGAGAGGGCTCTACGTTGACCTCGGAGACGACGGCCAGCATCAGAGAGAGTTACAGAGAGCCCAGAGAGCCCAGAGAGCCCAGAGAGCGTTCGTGGAATACTTGGCCCAGTGGGCGCAGAGAAAGCGatttggagatgggggatgtGATTAGGGAGAACGAGCGGaagggtgggaagaagaacGAGTAG
- a CDS encoding hypothetical protein (EggNog:ENOG503P127; CAZy:AA7; COG:C), whose amino-acid sequence MMHAALLFSLLGLAAAGSPKPAKQTKVLFPYEKTVLTPSSIRSFPSLSFGDVSKPVHSKPKCRTFPGTSDWPSVTEWSKFGNFLNGSLLRPEPAQAACYPGPLQNQTRCQWLVTQAGQTHFWLDEPLTTLTEWPQGSTCVLSANATGECERGGWPEYVVNVTSVRDVQAAVNFARNKNLRVVIKNTGHDFGGRSMGAGSLSIWVHNLKTFEYLPSFTMGKYTGPAAHVGAGIESFELFNHMFKSNISLVGPGWGTVGAVGGWVSVAGHGTLTSKYGLGADQVLSINVVTADGQFLTVDPFNHDDLWFALRGGGGSTWGVITSVVVKAYPPINTVTVPLNFGNIGFPSNSTDGTYPLPIRVATGQPPPNTNFMNNKPDQFWEGVKISYHYCLKVQELGGYCFSYIFPLGNNSFAFTSNQIIPNITASEAIAALQPLYTQLNALSIPVSLPSSGQILPTLYAGNGQRTGSSNPANTRYRSRLFPRKNLVDPALWNKTFAAIRSGVEEGGLVFHGWGYAPTCKKAGYPGCENSAVHPAWRETVLPAALMEVIPARWTAAQAKVNDEHTYKYTDVFKQLTSGAGSYMNEGDPAEKNWQDSFFGVNYKKLLKIKGKRDPWGLFWAQTTVGSEEWRVATADGYPAGQNGRLCRV is encoded by the exons ATGATGCACgctgccctcctcttctccctcctcggtctCGCCGCGGCCGGCAGTCCCAAACCCGCTAAACAAACCAAAGTCCTCTTCCCTTACGAAAAAACCGTCCtgaccccctcctccatccgctcttttccctccctctccttcggCGACGTATCCAAACCTGTCCATTCCAAGCCCAAATGCCGCACCTTTCCCGGGACATCTGACTGGCCTTCGGTCACGGAATGGTCCAAGTTCGGCAACTTCCTCAACGGCTCACTGCTTCGACCCGAGCCAGCACAGGCGGCGTGCTACCCTGGCCCGCTGCAAAACCAGACACGTTGCCAGTGGCTCGTCACCCAAGCAGGACAGACACACTTCTGGCTTGATGAGCCGCTGACGACGCTGACGGAGTGGCCTCAGGGGAGCACGTGCGTGTTGAGTGCTAACGCCACGGGGGAGTgtgagaggggtgggtggcCAGAGTATGTGGTTAATGTGACGAGCGTGAGGGATGTGCAGGCTGCGGTAAACTTTGCGAGGAATAAGAacttgagggtggtgatcAA AAATACCGGCCATGACTTTGGTGGACGGTCGATGGGTGCTGGGTCATTGAGTATTTGGGTACATAACCTCAAGACCTTCGAATATCTGCCTAGCTTCACGATGGGCAAGTACACCGGTCCTGCGGCGCATGTCGGGGCTGGGATTGAGTCTTTTGAGTTGTTCAACCACATGTTCAAGAGCAATATCTCACTTGTTGGACCGGGCTGGGGGACGGTTGGTGctgtggggggttgggtatCTGTTGCTGGGCATGGGACGTTGACGTCCAAGTATGGGCTTGGGGCGGACCAGGTCTTGTCAATCAATGTTGTTACTGCCGACGGACAGTTTCTGACGGTCGATCCGTTCAACCATGATGATTTGTGGTTTGCGttgcggggtggtggtggca GCACCTGGGGCGTCATCACCTCCGTCGTGGTCAAAGCCTACCCTCCCATCAACACTGTCACCGTCCCCCTCAACTTCGGCAACATCGGCTTCCCAAGCAACTCCACCGACGGCAcctaccccctccccatcagaGTCGCCACAggccaacctccccccaacaccaacttcATGAATAACAAACCAGACCAGTTCTGGGAAGGCGTCAAGATCTCCTACCACTACTGCCTCAAAGTCCAAGAGCTCGGCGGCTACTGCTTCAGCTACATCTTCCCCCTCGGTAACAATAGCTTCGCCTTTACCTCCAACCAAATcatccccaacatcaccgcctccgAAGCCATTGCCGCCCTTCAACCCCTATACACTCAACTCaacgccctctccatccccgtctccctcccctcatcagGCCAAATCCTCCCAACCCTCTACGCCGGCAACGGCCAAAGAACGggctcctccaacccagccaacacCCGCTACCGCTCCCGCCTCTTTCCTCGCAAGAACCTCGTCGACCCCGCCCTGTGGAACAAGACTTTCGCCGCCATCCGCTCgggcgttgaagaaggcggtCTCGTCTTTCACGGCTGGGGTTACGCCCCAACATGCAAAAAGGCTGGGTATCCCGGGTGTGAGAACAGTGCTGTCCACCCCGCCTGGAGGGAGACTGTTCTCCCTGCTGCGCTCATGGAGGTTATCCCTGCTAGGTGGACGGCTGCTCAGGCAAAGGTGAATGATGAGCACACATATAAATACACCGATGTGTTCAAGCAGTTGACGTCCGGGGCGGGGTCGTATATGAATGAGGGGGATCCGGCGGAGAAGAATTGGCAGGATAGCTTTT
- a CDS encoding hypothetical protein (EggNog:ENOG503NYQC; COG:Q), with amino-acid sequence MASNIPMTPWSLVPSLLAIYCFYGIWLAIFRLFLSPLSRFPGPKLAAATGWYQSYYELVTWAKGHFKIKDLHGKYGPIVRINPWEISINDAEFYSVLNVSGSVRHTNIDVRQRAALGFGESHGFTEDHSLHKMRRKPLEPLLSRRAIDLAQENIWTFAKRVEELFNKAKGTGNVISLNRAFSAFVDDAVSETCFGKSIGLLEDKDFSPSWHKLLEGLGPQTPLLFNFPILPRMLNLLPTAVVAKLHPEGAAYALLKSYTESIVDTALSSPDSKLTTSRKLIQTILSSDLPPSQKTRSRLATEASVILAAGGITTMRMLTITSYYLLSSPSKLHHLQSELTSLMRSYPTTTPRWSDLEKLPYLSACIKESLRLGIGATRHAAKYFPNDEIEYKSWVIPKGTSISVPMYPMHYDQEVYPNPWGFEPERWLGEYDKTMDRNLNPFSKGSRACLGKNLAYADMYIMLAVLFRPGGPQMRLYKTDESDVKFECDFGVSSPRLGSKGVRVVVE; translated from the exons ATGGCGTCCAACATCCCCATGACCCCGTGGTCCTTGGTGCCCTCCTTGCTGGCCATCTACTGTTTCTACGGCATATGGCTAGCCATCTTCCGCCtattcctctcccccctatCCCGATTCCCCGGCCCCAAActcgcagcagcaacaggatGGTACCAATCCTACTACGAGCTCGTTACATGGGCCAAAGGCCACTTCAAAATCAAGGACCTCCACGGCAAGTACGGCCCCATTGTCCGAATCAACCCTTGGGAAATCTCCATCAACGACGCAGAGTTCTACTCTGTCCTTAACGTCTCCGGCTCTGTCAGGCACACCAACATCGACGTTCGGCAACGAGCTGCCCTCGGATTCGGAGAGTCACACGGGTTCACCGAAGACCACAGCTTGCACAAGATGCGGCGGAAGCCCCTTGAGCCCTTGCTTTCTCGACGGGCGATTGACCTTGCCCAGGAAAACATCTGGACGTTCGCGAAGCGGGTAGAGGAGCTGTTCAACAAGGCAAAGGGGACCGGGAATGTGATTAGCCTCAACCGGGCGTTTTCCGCCTTTGTTGACGACGCTGTGTCCGAGACTTGCTTCGGCAAGAGCATTGGTCTGCTAGAAGACAAGGACTTTTCCCCAAGCTGGCATAAACTCCTCGAGGGCCTCGGACCGCAAACACCGCTGCTGTTCAACTTCCCTATTCTCCCAAGGatgctcaacctcctcccaaccgCCGTCGTAGCTAAGCTCCATCCCGAGGGGGCGGCCTACGCCCTGCTAAAAAGC TACACCGAATCCATCGTCGACActgccctctcctcccccgactccaaactcaccacctcccgcaAACTAATCCAAacaatcctctcctccgacctccccccctcccaaaaaaccCGCTCCCGCCTCGCAACCGAAGCCTCGGTCATCCTCGCCGCAGGCGGCATAACCACAATGAGAATGCTGACCATAACCTCTTAttacctcctctcctccccctccaaactccaccatctccaaagCGAGCTCACCTCTCTCATGCGCAGCtacccaaccacaaccccccgcTGGTCCGACCTGGAAAAACTCCCTTACCTGAGCGCCTGTATCAAAGAATCCTTGAGGTTAGGCATAGGCGCAACCCGACACGCGGCCAAATACTTCCCTAACGACGAGATAGAGTACAAGTCGTGGGTGATACCAAAAGGGACGTCAATCTCTGTGCCCATGTACCCCATGCACTACGACCAAGAGGTTTATCCTAATCCATGGGGGTTTGAACcagagaggtggttgggggagtACGACAAAACGATGGACAGGAATTTGAACCCTTTTAGCAAGGGGAGTAGGGCGTGTTTGGGCAAGAA TTTGGCATATGCCGATATGTATATCATGCTAGCGGTGCTCTTCCGTCCTGGGGGTCCCCAGATGAGGTTGTACAAGACTGACGAGTCGGACGTCAAGTTTGAGTGTGACTTTGGGGTGTCGAGTCCACGGTTGGGGAGtaagggggtgagggtggtggttgagtaA
- a CDS encoding hypothetical protein (COG:E; EggNog:ENOG503P0PW), which yields MPLPAGVYRADHVGSFLRPKPILDAREKLDTQSITLDSLRAIEDEHISTVVKSQVQSGLQSITDGEFRRAWFHIDFLQHLAGVERHGSLSSTNVTSHGVTPPKIVVSGKLGHPNAIQVEDYKFVEKEVAKVSDGKTKITTKVCIPSPTMVHFRGGREAISTEAYPNLDPDFFDDLVQVYQAEIADLYAAGCRFVQLDDTNLAYLCDEGMRAEAAKRHGVDDPQALTKQYAKLINRAIAGRPKDMVIGIHLCRGNFRSQWFAEGGYEPVAETLFKELDVDVYFLEYDDQRSGDFQPLRFLPEGKIVVLGVMSSKKAALDDKEDIKRRLKEAAGYCPQGLDQLCLSHQCGFSSTVEGNDLTEEEQWAKVRLEVEIAKEVWGEDLSV from the coding sequence atgcccctccccgccggcgTCTACCGCGCCGACCACGTCGGCTCCTTCCTCcgccccaaacccatcctcGACGCCCGCGAAAAGCTCGACACCCAGTCCATCACGCTCGACTCCCTCCGCGCCATCGAAGACGAGCACATCTCGACCGTGGTCAAGTCCCAGGTCCAATCCGGCCTCCAGTCCATCACCGACGGCGAGTTCCGCCGCGCCTGGTTCCACATCGACTTTCTCCAGCACCTCGCCGGCGTCGAGCGCCAcggctccctctcctccaccaacgtCACCTCCCACGGCGTGACACCCCCCAAGATTGTCGTCTCGGGCAAGCTAGGCCACCCAAACGCCATCCAGGTAGAGGATTACAAGTTTGTCGAAAAGGAAGTCGCCAAGGTATCCGACGGCAAGACAAAGATCACAACCAAAGTCtgcatcccctcccccaccatggTCCATTTCCGTGGTGGTCGCGAGGCGATCTCCACAGAGGCCTaccccaacctcgacccgGACTTCTTTGATGACTTGGTACAAGTCTACCAGGCTGAAATTGCCGACCTCTACGCTGCTGGATGTCGGTTTGTCCAGCTGGACGATACCAACCTCGCGTACCTCTGCGACGAGGGGATGCGCGCTGAGGCGGCCAAGCGCCACGGTGTGGACGACCCCCAGGCCCTCACGAAGCAGTACGCAAAGTTGATCAACCGGGCGATTGCGGGCAGGCCAAAGGATATGGTTATCGGCATCCACCTCTGCAGGGGTAACTTTCGGTCTCAGTGGTTCGCCGAGGGGGGTTACGAACCCGTCGCGGAGACGCTgttcaaggagctggatgtGGATGTTTACTTTTTGGAGTATGACGACCAGAGATCGGGCGATTTCCAGCCGTTGAGGTTCTTGCCCGAGGGAAAGATTGTCGTTTTGGGGGTCATGAGCAGCAAGAAGGCCGCGTTGGATGACAAGGAGGATATCAAGAGGAGgctgaaggaggcggcggggtaTTGTCCACAGGGGCTGGACCAGCTTTGCTTGAGTCATCAGTGTGGGTTTAGCTcgacggtggaggggaatgatCTTACCGAAGAGGAGCAGTGGGCCAAGGTGAGGCTGGAGGTCGAGATTGCGaaggaggtttggggggaggatttgTCTGTTTAG
- a CDS encoding hypothetical protein (EggNog:ENOG503PBZD) has product MGSTTIIRGFKLSVATLDAFLSANNVDETYGTPPFYEHHLEDKDPLSKLLFSKISHFDPNADKNKFRVLIPSIEGIGRAKTAYVAYSWAAVRAHREVKMDEDLPEEIPKGFEDLRQEILSYSGKGDVEEEDKVQEEEKMGIYLVVTCDIRGYYGEDFSSKEGL; this is encoded by the coding sequence aTGGGCTCAACGACCATCATCCGCGGCTTCAAACTCTCCGTCGCAACCCTCGACGCCTTCCTCTCCGCTAACAATGTCGACGAAACATATGGAACCCCGCCCTTCTACGAGCACCACCTAGAAGACAAAGATCCTCTCTCAAAGCTGCTTTTCTCTAAGATTTCCCACTTCGATCCCAACGCCGATAAAAATAAATTCCGCGTATTGATCCCCTCCATTGAAGGCATTGGCCGCGCTAAGACAGCGTATGTTGCTTACTCATGGGCTGCGGTACGGGCGCATCGCGAGGTTAAAATGGACGAAGATCTGCCCGAGGAAATTCCCAAGGGGTTTGAAGATCTTCGGCAGGAGATTCTAAGTTACTCCGGAAAAGGAgacgtggaggaggaagataaagttcaggaagaggagaagatggggaTTTATTTGGTGGTTACCTGTGATATTAGGGGGTATTATGGGGAAGATTTTTCAAGTAAGGAAGGTTTGTAA
- a CDS encoding hypothetical protein (EggNog:ENOG503NZYY; COG:E; COG:H) produces MSSLPTKYTVGDYLAERLAQIGIRHHFVVPGDYNLVLLDKLQANPNLTEVGCANELNCSLAAEGYARANGVSACVVTFSVGALSAFNGTGSAYAENLPLILISGSPNTNDASQFHLLHHTLGTTDYSYQLEMAKKITCCAVAVARAHEAPRLIDRAIRHALLARKPCYIEIPTNLSGAECVRPGPISAVTDPVTSDKAALAAAANCASEYLSGKLKPVILVGPKLRRAGDGAEQALIKLAEAMGCAVAVQPAAKGMFPEDHKQFVGIFWGTVSTDAADSIVHWADALLCVGTAFTDYSTVGWTAMPDIPLMAAEMDHVTFPGAHFSRVRLGEFLSHLATTVKFNNSTMIEYNRLKPDPVLVRTATPSDELTRKEISRQIQALLDSKTTLFVETGDSWFNGVQLKLPPGALFEIEMAWGHIGWSIPAAFGYALRHPDRKIIVMVGDGSFQVTAQEVSQMVRFNLPITIVLINNRGYTIEVEIHDGSYNKIKNWNYALLVQAFNGEDGNAKGLTAKTAGELQDAIKAAEENTKGPTLIECSIDQDDCSRELITWGHFVAAANARPPRLPGV; encoded by the coding sequence ATGTCGTCACTACCAACAAAGTACACTGTTGGAGATTACCTTGCCGAACGTCTCGCCCAGATTGGCATTCGCCATCACTTTGTCGTGCCGGGTGACtacaacctcgtcctcctcgacaaactACAAGCCAACCCCAATCTCACAGAGGTGGGCTGTGCCAATGAGCTCAACTGCTCGCTGGCCGCTGAAGGGTATGCCCGTGCCAACGGCGTCTCGGCATGCGTCGTCACCTTCAGCGTCGGCGCCCTTTCCGCCTTCAATGGTACCGGCAGTGCCTACGCCGAGAACCTGCCACTGATTCTCATCAGCGGCTCACCAAACACCAATGACGCCAGCCaattccacctcctccaccacacccTCGGTACGACCGACTACAGCTACCAGCTTGAGATGGCAAAGAAAATCACCTGCTGCGCAGTTGCCGTCGCCCGAGCACACGAAGCCCCTAGGCTGATCGATCGTGCCATCCGCCATGCCCTCCTAGCCCGCAAGCCATGCTACATCGAGATCCCAACGAACCTTTCTGGAGCCGAGTGTGTTCGTCCTGGACCCATCAGCGCCGTCACCGATCCCGTCACAAGCGACAAGGCCGCCCTCGCGGCAGCTGCCAATTGCGCTTCCGAGTACCTCTCCGGGAAGCTCAAGCCTGTCATCCTCGTGGGTCCAAAGCTCCGTCGTGCAGGCGATGGCGCTGAACAGGCTCTTATCAAGCTCGCTGAAGCCATGGGCTGTGCCGTTGCTGTCCAACCCGCAGCCAAGGGCATGTTCCCAGAGGACCACAAACAGTTCGTGGGTATCTTCTGGGGCACCGTCAGCACTGACGCGGCAGACTCCATTGTCCACTGGGCCGATGCTCTTCTATGTGTCGGCACCGCCTTCACCGATTACAGCACAGTAGGGTGGACAGCCATGCCCGACATTCCCCTCATGGCCGCCGAGATGGACCATGTCACTTTCCCCGGCGCCCACTTTAGCCGCGTCCGCCTTGGGGAATTCCTTTCCCACTTGGCTACGACAGTCAAGTTCAACAACTCCACCATGATCGAGTATAACCGTCTCAAGCCTGACCCAGTGCTTGTCCGCACGGCCACCCCAAGCGACGAGCTCACCCGCAAGGAGATCTCGAGACAAATACAGGCCCTTCTCGACTCCAAGACCACCCTGTTTGTCGAAACAGGCGACAGCTGGTTCAACGGCGTTCAGCTCAAGCTTCCACCAGGTGCCCTATTCGAGATTGAGATGGCGTGGGGTCACATCGGCTGGTCTATCCCCGCTGCTTTTGGGTATGCCCTCCGTCACCCGGACAGGAAGATCATCGTCATGGTGGGTGATGGATCGTTCCAGGTCACTGCTCAAGAGGTATCACAGATGGTGAGGTTCaatctccccatcaccatcgtcttGATCAACAACCGGGGGTACACGATCGAAGTGGAGATTCACGATGGCAGCtacaacaagatcaagaatTGGAACTATGCGCTGCTGGTGCAGGCTTTCAACGGGGAGGATGGCAATGCAAAGGGGCTCACGGCCAAGACGGCGGGAGAGTTGCAGGATGCGATCAAGGCTGCGGAGGAGAACACAAAAGGCCCGACGTTGATTGAGTGCTCGATTGATCAGGATGATTGCAGTCGGGAGTTGATTACCTGGGGGCACTTCGTGGCTGCGGCTAATGCGAGACCTCCCAGATTGCCTGGTGTCtag
- a CDS encoding hypothetical protein (COG:G; EggNog:ENOG503NWXI; MEROPS:MER0033198), producing MMMYSRALEQTALSSIREPASAIANMLLHYLALLPVAFAGSHKAPSATTLNGTYIGRYLPEFSQDLFLGIPFARAPVLGNPTPWDESWRGSRSAEYNGAICYCYAPPADMERANVTEKSDECLNLNVIRPSGIGKNKRLPVVVWLYGGGFVDGFGADINSNMSYIVQASVAQQMPIIAVTLNYRVGFLGFPGGAEVAKEGVTNLGFKDQRIALQWVHENIAAFGGDPDKVTLWGQSAGSHSITHQILAYGDQRGEKRLFRGAIMVSSSVGVGNSHHPTRYDALAGYKGIVRATNCTGAQDTLACLRRLSGDQLWEASMTVADLEVWKPMVDGDFVSMPPTLQLLSGKFRRDVSVLIGTGSDEGLGPSKSLPQDLDTDEDVHAILRLLLLDARNETLDLIMRAYPAEAQGPPYALPMSETDRLCEEFRIAGGLRCGKQFRRFASMFGDFFVIAGRRAVAQKFAELGMTAYSYRFDTWPTSFPITNFTNFKPGFAGHSTDYSYFFRFPREHDLYGNNPPIPKGSEAHLQLSQGIAAKLIAYIYTGNPNAVSVPGFPVWPKYDVKKPTNMVFNATEHPDCLNVHIEPDTWRKEGMAIWPSHPIELDYRKTVPDNLRDL from the exons ATGATGATGTATTCCAGGGCTCTTGAACAAACAGCTCTCTCATCAATCAGAGAGCCAGCATCGGCCATTGCAAACATGCTACTCCATTATCTCGCTCTTCTTCCTGTTGCGTTTGCTGGGAGCCACAAAGccccctcagcaaccacGCTCAACGGTACCTACATCGGCCGTTACCTCCCCGAGTTTTCTCAGGATCTGTTTCTTGGAATCCCCTTCGCCAGAGCTCCCGTCCTTGGAAATCCCACCCCTTGGGACGAGTCCTGGAGAGGTTCCCGCTCCGCCGAGTACAATGGTGCCATTTGCTATTGCTATGCGCCGCCGGCAGACATGGAAAGGGCAAATGTGACGGAGAAGTCGGACGAATGCCTGAATCTCAACGTCATTCGACCATCTGGCATTGGCAAGAATAAAAGGCTCCCTGTCGTTGTCTGGCTCTACGGCGGCGGGTTTGTTGACGGTTTCGGCGCCGATATCAACTCGAACATGTCCTACATCGTCCAAGCGAGCGTGGCCCAGCAGATGCCCATCATTGCCGTCACACTGAACTATCGTGTCGGCTTTCTTGGGTTCCCCGGCGGTGCTGAGGTAGCTAAGGAAGGCGTCACCAACTTGGGCTTCAAGGATCAACGGATAGCCCTGCAATGGGTCCATGAAAACATTGCCGCTTTTGGCGGCGATCCGGACAAGGTCACACTCTGGGGTCAATCTGCTGGAAGCCACTCCATCACTCATCAGATCTTGGCCTACGGAGACCAACGCGGCGAGAAGAGGCTTTTTCGGGGAGCCATCATGGTCAGCTCGTCAGTGGGCGTCGGGAactctcaccacccaacacGCTATGACGCTCTTGCCGGCTACAAGGGGATTGTTCGGGCGACAAACTGTACTGGCGCCCAAGACACTCTGGCCTGTCTGCGGAGACTGTCTGGGGACCAGCTGTGGGAAGCAAGTATGACAGTGGCCGACTTGGAAGTCTGGAAGCCGATGGTAGACGGAGACTTTGTGTCCATGCCTCCGACGCTCCAGCTTCTCTCGGGAAAGTTCCGTCGCGATGTGTCTGTCTTGATCGGAACCGGTAGTGATGAAGGCCTGGGCCCCTCCAAATCATTACCTCAAGACCTGGACACGGACGAGGATGTCCACGCGATACTTAGATTGTTACTCCTTGACGCACGGAATGAGACACTCGACCTCATCATGCGAGCGTACCCTGCGGAAGCCCAGGGTCCGCCCTACGCTTTGCCAATGTCGGAGACAGATCGGCTGTGCGAGGAATTCAGGATTGCTGGGGGCTTACGCTGTGGGAAGCAGTTCCGGAGATTTGCTTCGATGTTTGGTGACTTTTTCGTGATCGCTGGTCGCCGGGCTGTCGCGCAGAAGTTTGCTGAGCTAGGCATGACGGCATATTCGTACCGGTTCGATACGTGGCCGACCTCCTTTCCAATCACCAACTTTACAAACTTTAAGCCTGGGTTTGCTGGTCACTCCACAGACTACTCTTACTTTTTCCGTTTCCCAAGGGAACATGACCTCTACGGCAACAACCCGCCAATTCCGAAGGGCTCTGAGGCGCATCTTCAGCTGTCACAGGGCATTGCTGCCAAGCTCATTGCCTACATCTACACTGGCAACCCCAACGCGGTCTCTG TCCCCGGCTTTCCTGTCTGGCCCAAGTACGACGTCAAGAAGCCGACTAACATGGTATTCAACGCCACCGAGCATCCCGACTGTCTCAACGTTCACATCGAGCCTGATACCTGGCGCAAGGAGGGCATGGCAATCTGGCCAAGCCACCCGATCGAGCTGGACTACCGGAAGACTGTCCCTGACAATCTTAGAGACCTGTAA